The Elstera cyanobacteriorum genome includes the window CCGGAAACTGGCGGCCCAGGAACCGGGGAATATCGAGTTTCAGACGGATCTCATTGTCAGTCTTGTGCGCTTGGCGTTCGCCGGGGAACGACCCGAGAAGCATTATTCCGAAGCACTGGCGATCCTATCGGATTTAAATGCGCGCGGCCTTTTAAGCGCGGATCAAAGCACTTGGGTTCCTGCGGTCACGGCGAAACTGGCTGAATTCTATGGCAGCCAAGCCTACGAGGCGCTTTTCGATAAAGATTTTACCGGTGCCGAGCAGCGCGCAAACGCGGGGTTAGGGCTCGATGCCCGTCTCGATTGGATCAAGAGCAACCTTGCTCACGCCCTGATGTTTCAAAACCGGATTGCCGAAGCGGATGCGATTTATCTCGGCCTAAGGGGGACGGCGGTTCAGGGCAAGCCCTGGGAGCAACTCATTGAAGAGGATTTTAAGGCTCTGCGCGACAAAAATATCCAGCATCCCCATATGGCAGAGATCGAAGCGGCCTTTCGCAAGCGGCGGTAATACGGTCGCTGACCCGAACCGCCCAACCCGTGCGCCTAGGCTTTGGGGCGCTCCTCCTTCAGCCACAGCGCCTGCCAACTCTTGGTTTCGGCCGCGATTATGGCTTCGGCGGCAGCGGCGATTTCCGCAGCACCCGCCTCGGGGGATTGGGTTGCCTTTAAATGGGCGAGCCGCCGGGCTGTGATCCGGTAACTAATTATCAGCGCGTCATAGCGTGCCGCTTGGCCGTGGGCGAGAACCGTTCCGGCCACCGTCGTGATAACGGCGGTCAAGGCCGCCAGATCGAAGCCGCCTTTCGCCGTAGTCGCAGCGACGGCTGTAATAACGGCAGCGGCCCCCGCCAAAAGAAATTCAGCACGATGTAAAAGCCGTGACGGCAAGGTCAGGCGGTCGGCGGTCTTGCGATAAAAGGCAATCTGCTCATCTACCCGCGATGTCATGTATGCTGCCGCATCGAGAAAGCCGCGCGGACACGTGCCGGTTCCCTGCGCTTTCTGCTCCTGAAGCGCGAGGCCTTCGGTTGTGATTTCGACCGCTTCGATGCGGTCGGCAAGAAGCTGATCCCGCGTGCTGCTCTCACTATAAGGGTCGGCCCCGGTTGCATAGAGGAAGGCTTCGCGTTTTAACGCCTCGGAGGCCATGCGCGCGGTCACATGCTGCGCGACCGCGTCCTGCCCCAACATGCGGGCGGTCAAGAAAGTTCCCAGCGCCAGCATACCGGTTGCCGTCCAAGTCAAACCGGCGCGGCCGGCATCGCTCGGCAAGCCCCCCGCAACCGCTGCCAGTGCGGCCCCTGTGATCGACAGCCCAAAGCAGGTGAGACGTATGCTCTCTAACCGCCGTTTCAAATGATTGCCCGTTGCCGAGAGTTCGGCTTGGCGCTCGGCTAGCCGATCCAAAAGGGGAATAATGCTATTCGTCATTGTGAACGGGCCCACCGACCGTAGGGTTGAATGAGATAAGAGGCGTCGATCTGCATCAGAGGGTCACGTGATCGTTAACCGAACCCGCCCGCGATTATTCCCGTAAAAGCCCCAAGCATCATTGGCGTAGGCATAGAAATATCCCGACTCGAGCGGGGTATAGGTCACGGGGCCGCTTCCGATGCGAAAACTCTCGTGCGGGATGATCTTCTCTTTCTCCACCCTGCCATTGCCAATCGCGCCGACCAAATAGAACCAGGGCCAATCGTGATGGCGGCGCGAAAAGCGGAAATCGGCGTTTTCGTTGCCGGTGAGGCGTTTCAGGAGGGGTTCGATCCGATCCCCCAAACCGCCTACGCCCTGAAAAAACCGCCCCCAGGTTAAGCGCCGGTCGAGCGGCCCATCAGGGGAGCAACGCATCTCGGCGTCCAGCCACTCGCCTTCGGCGCTGAACGTATAAGGCTGACCGGCGGTGAGATAGACGCCGGTATCGTTCCACGGTTGATTGGCATAAATCTCGAGCGTTAGCGGGCTGCCCGGCGTGAAGGGCGCTGTCGGTCGATAGGGAGCCTGGGTTATCGGTGGTGCCGCCCTGCGTTGCGCCACCGAAGGGTGCA containing:
- a CDS encoding DUF4231 domain-containing protein, whose protein sequence is MTNSIIPLLDRLAERQAELSATGNHLKRRLESIRLTCFGLSITGAALAAVAGGLPSDAGRAGLTWTATGMLALGTFLTARMLGQDAVAQHVTARMASEALKREAFLYATGADPYSESSTRDQLLADRIEAVEITTEGLALQEQKAQGTGTCPRGFLDAAAYMTSRVDEQIAFYRKTADRLTLPSRLLHRAEFLLAGAAAVITAVAATTAKGGFDLAALTAVITTVAGTVLAHGQAARYDALIISYRITARRLAHLKATQSPEAGAAEIAAAAEAIIAAETKSWQALWLKEERPKA